The following is a genomic window from Spirosoma foliorum.
ATGAAAGCCGGAACTGCGCAGAAATTGGCTCTGAACATGATTTCGACCTCAGTAATGATTCAACTTGGCCGGGTGAAGGGTAATAAAATGGTCGATATGCAACTGACGAATATAAAGCTTCAGGATCGAGCAGCTAAAATGGTGATGAGTGAGATTGGCGTTGGCCGGGAAGAGGCCGAAGCTTTGCTTGCAAAGTTCGGAAATGTTCGTGGTGCTATTGAGGGGTTTGCTCAGATGCAAAAATGAGCTAATTGTTAAGAGGCTACCATATACTGTATAGCCCTCTTTCTGAACGATGATTATATTTTTTGTCATTTCGACGTCAGGAGAAATCTCGACGTTCCTTGTTAATCAAGCTTGAGATTTCTCCTGACGTCGAAATGACAAACAGCCTCTACCCGCTAGAAAATAATGGGCAAAAAGGTACTACTCATCGGCCGTAACCCAAACGTATTGGCCAACCTAGCTTTAGCTTTAAGGGATGACGGCTTCGTTGTAAAAACGACAAGCGCTATTGAACAGGCTAGTCAGGATTTCAATGCGACTGATTTTGACGTAGTCGCTTTTGGTCGTGGTATTGATGCTGCTACAAATGCAGCTCTTAGAGCTAGTTTCCTGGAGCAAAACCCTGCGATTCTGTTTGTTGATGGACTGGCGCCGGTTATTTCGCTGTTGGTGAAGCAGATCAAACTTGCCCTGGCACCCCATTCTACTAGCAAAAAAGTAATCACGAATTTTAGCTACGAGAAGACCAACCCATTGCAGATTACTGTTTCTGTGGCTGTTGATTGTCAACTGACAATTGATCTATATCAGTTGGATGCCATTCATACCACCCTGCAAAAAACACTTGTTTCTGAGTTTGTTAAGGCCGGAGATCATACATTCCCAATCGAAGCTTTTCCTGAGCTGACGTCAACGATTAACTTTCTGGTAGCAGAAGTCGATAACCTCGAGCTGACTGTTTTACAGCTTTAATAAAGCGTTCGCGTACCCGTCGGTTTCGTTTTTACCTGCTCGCATTTTGTTAACAGTTGTGCTGTTTCAGCTAAGCAGCGGATAAGCGAAAAACAACCAACTGCGGTAGTGGACTTGACTGATAATACGGGTTGGCTGTGTTGATCGACGATTAAATGCCAGCCACTCTGTTTCGCATCGGGGAAATTATGAAACGTATAATCGTGGATGCGTTTGAACCACTTGAGGCAGTCGGGCTGGCGGGTATAGAAATAGCTTTTTAGCAAAGCGGTCAATGCTTCAACTTGTACCCAACCCCATTTTTGTTGCCAGTCGGGGAAGAGTAATGGCTGTTGTTTGATATCTACATATTGATTCAGTCCTCCTCCCGCTTCGTCCCAGGCTTGCTCGCACAAGCGCAGACACCAACCGGTAGCCTGAGCAGCTAGCTTACGGTTCGTATTGGTGAATGGGCTGGTTCTGGACTGGCTGCTTTCCGCTGAAAAATCAAGCAGGTAACTGGCCGCCCGGAATGTCAGTCCTACGTTGATTCGCCGTCCTTCGGGTGTGTTCACAAACGAACCTTCGGGTAAAACAAATTCCCGCAATACATCAATCCGGCGGTCGACAAACTCAGTCAGTAATTCCTGTACGATACTATCCGTAGCGTTTTTCCAGGTTTCCTCGTCCAGAAGAGGCTGAATTTCCTGAAGTGTTTTAAGAACAGCTATTGGTTCGTTCAGGTGTCGCATTTGTCGAAAGCCGCCAAGGGTTGCCGCTTGTGCCGTTCGAACTTCATCGTGCCGTTCCAATAGATCGACAAATGTCTGTTTGGTCAGCATGCCCCATTCGTCATCGCCTGTTGCTCGATGGAGTTGTGCGTAAGCCATTACGACAGAGCAATCAGGAATAAGGCCTGTAGAAGGAGCTATCGGTCGCCCCAGTCGATCGAGTTGGGTGTAACAGGAAAGCGTGTCTGAATGGGCAAACTGACTTAAGAAGGTAGCACCGTGCCGGGCGTGTTCGAGCCAGCTGGGTTGGCCATCGAGCGTATTATAAAGCCAGGCAAAAGCCCAAACCTGTTGAGCTTGCTGGCTAACGAATTTATCCCCCTCAATTACCTCGCCCGTTGCTGATAGTAGATCAAAATAGCCACCGCATTGTTCATCCCGGCTATGTTTAAGCCAAAATGGTACAACCTGCCGAAGCAATGCCTGTTGATAGGTAGCGGAGAGTTTTTGAAAGTCAAGCACGGAGGGGAATGTATGATGTAGGGTATATGATGTATGATGTCGGTTATATCATATACCCTATATCATACATCATACCGCATGGGCGGCCCCGATCAACTTAATACACTTTCTCTACTTCGCGATACTCCCTTTCTTCGGGAAGCACGAATTTCATGGGTTTTCCAACCTGATCGGGTAATAACGCAATATTGAGTACCTGATCTACGGTATCGGCATAGTGGAAGGTCAAGTCTTTAATGTAAGACTGATTAATTTCCTCAATGTCTTTCCGGTTTTTCGAGCAGAGAATAATTTCTTTAATACCTGCCCGATTAGCCGCCAGAATCTTTTCCTTAATACCGCCTACGGGCAATACCTTACCCCGAAGCGTTACCTCGCCCGTCATTGCCAGATAAGGCTTAACCTTACGCTGAGTATAAATTGACGTCATGGAGGTTAACATAGTTATCCCTGCCGATGGGCCATCTTTGGGTACGGCTCCGGCTGGTATATGAATGTGCAGATCGTAATGGTTAAAGACGCGGTAATCGATACCCAAATCATCGGCATGCGCCTTCAGATAGGATAGAGCTGTAACGGCCGATTCCTTCATTACGTCGCCCAACTGGCCTGATAGCGTAAGGATTCCTTTACCCCGACTCAAGCTAGACTCAATAAGCAGAATTTCGCCCCCAACCTGTGTCCAGGCTAAGCCCGTTACAATACCCGCAATATCGTCATCGGCATAGAGTTCTTTATCGAAAATCTCCGCACCGAGCATTTTTGAAATATCTGTAGCCTTAACGGTGTGGTTATATTCCTCCTCCATGGCAATGGATTTGGCAATTTTCCGTACCAGGGCACCAATTTTCTGCTCCAGATTCCGCACACCCGATTCGCGAGTGTAGCCTTCAATGATGCGAAGAATGGCTTTGTCTTCAATTACCAGGTCTTTGGGTTTCAGACCATGATCTTTGCGTTGCTTCGGAATCAGGTACTTTTTGGCAATCTGTACTTTCTCCTCAACGGTATATCCCGCAATGTCGATAATCTCCATCCGGTCGCGCAGGGCAGGGTGGATGGTATCGAGCGAGTTGGCCGTAGCAATGAACAACACCCGAGAGAGATCGAATTCTGTTTCGAGGTAATTGTCCATGAACGTTGAGTTCTGTTCTGGGTCAAGTACTTCGAGCAGGGCCGATGATGGATCGCCCCGGAAATCGGAACTTACTTTATCGATCTCATCCAGAATAAAGACCGGATTGGCGGTGCCGCACTTCCGAATATTCTGGATAATCTTACCGGGCATGGCGCCAATATACGTTTTACGGTGTCCCCGAATTTCGGCTTCATCGTGAACGCCACCCAATGCCATCCGGCTATATTTCCGACCTAATGCCTTCGCCACCGACTTTCCTAGTGAGGTTTTACCCACACCCGGAGGGCCATAAAGGCAAAGAATCGGTGCTTTCATGTCGTTTTTAAGTTTCAGAACGGCCAGGTATTCAATGATCCGTTCTTTTACTTTTTCCAGTCCGAAATGATCGCCGTCCAGAATTTTCTGAGCACGTTTTAAATCGAAATTGTCTTTGGTGTACTCACTCCAGGGAAGATCAACCATTAACTCAACGTAATTCATTGTAACCGGATATTCCGGCGCCATTGGATTAATACGTTGGAGTTTATTGAGTTCTTTATCAAAATGAGTCCGTACTTCAGCTGGCCATTTCTTCCGGTCGGCTTTCATACGAAGTTCATCAATTTCACGGTCGGGGTTATCCATTCCCAACTCGTCCTGAAGCACTTTCATCTGCTGACGCAGGTAATAATCGCGCTGCTGCTGATCGAGATCTGACGAAGCTTTAGACTGAATTTCACGTTTTAATTCAAGCAACTGCACTTCTCGAAGCATGTATTCGAGTAGCAGACTTGCCTGCTGATTCCCGTCCGTCAGTTCTAAAAGCCGTTGTTTATCAGCAACATCGGCATTTAGGTTCGAGGATAAGAAGTGCAGCAAAAACGTAGGACTCTCGATGTTATCGAGCGCAATACGAGCCTCCTGAGGAATCTCGGGGTTAAGCCGAAGGGTTTTATAGGCTGCATCTTTCAACGATTGCAGCATAGCTTTCCCTTCTTTTTTATTGGTATTGGCGCTGGGGAAAACATCGTCAATCTGACGGACCTTTGCGGTTATAAACGGCTCTTCCTGAGTGATCTCCTGAATTTCAAAACGCTTCTTCCCTTGAATGATAATCGTAATATTACCATCAGGAAGCGTAATCATTTTGATAATGTAGGCCACCGTTCCGAATCGGTAGAGATCATCGGCGGTCGGTTCATCTTTCTGTTGATTTAGCTGTGCAGCTACGCCAATAATTCGATTACCCTTATATGCTTTTTTTACCAGTCTGATTGATTTAGCTCGTCCCACGGTAACAGGAATGACCATGCCAGGGAACAAAACGGTATTACGAACCGGCAAAATGGGAAGGTTTGCCGGTAACTCATAGTCTTCATCTAAACCCTCGGGCGAACCGAGGGGCACAATTTCTAAATTATCCGAATCAAAATCGGCCAACATTAAACGGGTCGCAAGTTCTTTTTCTGAAATCATACGTACACTGCCAGTCTGGCAGCATTCAATAATGGGTTGGTGCCTACTAGATCAGGAAAGGCAAGGGAAATGAGGTAGTTGCAAGCGTCATGCCAATCATATGCTTATGACGAATTGACACCCCAATTGTTTCTAACACAAAACTAACTAATTAGGCAGCTTAATGGCTTAGAAATTTATTAATCGAACGAAATGTCCTGAACAGGCTGATTTTTTCGAAAAACAAACGTTTTTTTCTGGTTTTGATAGCGAATATTGACCATATTAACCTGGTCGTCAAACAGCTCCATCAGAACGTTTTGTTTCAATAGACCACCACGAAATGGCTCACTATAAGGCATTTCCAGGTAAATCCAGTTCGCTTCGGCTTCAACTTCGTGTCCAACGTATTTGAACGATTTAGTTTGCTTCTGCGGATTTACATACGAAAAATGGGCCTGTATATATTTTTCGATCAAAGGATCATTTTTTTCACCCGGTCCACTTAAATTAATTTTACTGGATGAAGCCGCCGAAAGCGCTTTTTCAAAATCGTCCGTAAAGATCCGAATGCTGATTTCGAAAGCTCGCTCTTTCGCGTTGTACTCCATCTGCGTAACACTGGCATGGAAATCGTGGGCCGGGCGACTGGCAGTCAGGCTAATGAGCGAAAGGCAGATGAATAATTTTTGAATCACAGGGACTACAAAAGATAACGCTGGGAACCAAGGATACCGTATTCCCGAAGGAAGCATCCTAGATTCCCAGCGCTTAAATTAGTTAGAAAACGGCCTTAAATACGTCGTTGAAAATGGCGAAGGCCATTAAACCAAGCAGAAGAACCATGCCTACTTTTTGGGCACCTTCCAGGAAGCGATCAGATGGTTTACGACCTGAAATAATCTCATAGCTAAGAATCGTTGCATGACCACCATCGAGAGCTGGAATAGGTAGTGCGTTCATGAATGCGAGTGCCATCGAGAGCAAGCCTGTAACTGTCCAGAAACGATCCCAACGCCAGATACCTCCAAAGAGATTTTGCGCAATACCAATAGGGCCGCTTAATGCTTTAGAGGCCGATACTTCACCCCGGAAAATCTTGCCGAACCCTTTAATGTTATCAAAAACTACCTGAAAAGCCCGTTGTGTACCGACCGATAAGGCTTCGCCAAATGTATACTCCTGGGTGGTCATAGGCAGAAGCAACTCAGGATAAAATCCGATAGTGCCATCGGGTGTGGTGGTCATCGAAAGCGTAACAGGCTGGCCATTCCGATTAACGGTAAGCGTAAGCGGTTTTCCTTTCAATGGCTTAACCACGTCTGTAAATTCATGATAGAACTGAATGGGTTTTCCGTTTGCACTGGTGATCATATCACCTGCTTTTAAACCGGCTTTCGTGGCCGGTTGACCAGGTACCAGTTCAGCAACTTTGAACGGCTCGATTGGCTCAATAAATTGCCCGGCGGCTTTTTTATCGGCTAATTTATCCACGAAATTGTTCGGGATGTAGATGTCCGTCTGTTTGCCATTGCGCTCGATCGTGTAAGAGCTATTGTTGCCTAAAAACACATCGGAGCTACGGATTTCGTTGAAATCGGTAATTTCTTTCCCGTTGACTTTGATAATCTTATCCCCGGTTTGTAAGCCAATACTTTTCGCTAAATCGTAGGCGACGATACCGTATTTAGCATCTTTGGTCGCCAGATAGGTATTCCCATTTTTATAGGCCAGAATGACGAAAATCATAATACCGACAATGACGTTCACGATAATACCACCGAGCATTACGATCAGGCGTTGCCAGGCTGGTTTCGAGCGAAATTCGTAAGGTTGCGGTTCGGCATCCGTATGAGCGGTATCGAGGGATTCGTCGATCATCCCCGAAATTTTCACAAAACCGCCTAGTGGGATCGCTCCGATACCGTATTCAGTTTCGCCCCGTTTAATACTCCAGACTTTAGGGGGAAAGCCAATAAAATACTGCTCTACGCGCATCCCAAAGGCTTTGGCCGCCAAAAGGTGCCCTAACTCGTGTAATCCAACTAAAATTGACAGACCCAAAATGAGCTGTCCTCCCATTACTAAAATTTCCATTTTATTTGTTTTGAGATCATTATTTGCGACTTAATAGTCGCTCAGTTACTGTTTGTTTATCGAGACCTAAATGATCAGCTACATCGCTTAAAATACTATTCAATGTACCAACTTTTAAAGGTTTATGGTAGGGGACACTAATCGAATGTTCACCATTTACATTTGTCCTAAGGATAACGTGGCTTCCAGTTTGATGATGAACCTGATAACCGTATCGCTCCAATCGCTTTATTAATTCGGACCCATTTAAATCTCTTGGTAATTTCATTCGTATTAGGCTAACGCAAACACTTCATTAACCTGTAACCGGATGGTTTTAGGTAGTTTATCGGGCCTATCGTAAAAATAGCCTGATACTGCGTCTTTAATCATAGCTTTTAGTTCATCCAGTGTGTCTCCTTGAGTAATGATTGACCCAGTCGCCAATTTTGCCCGAGCCACATAACCACCTTCTTCATCTGGTTCAACCTGAAACACAAGTTCGCTCATAAGACAAATAATTTTCTTAATGAATAGCTAACGTTTGGAACGCCTATTTATAACAGCTAAACCAAACTTTTAATTCGCTCTGTAGCCAGCCGACGGGTTTCCTCATCTGTACTTACGTAGTCATCGTAAGTGGGGTTTTGAATGAAAGTCGCTTTCGCTAAACAGCTTTCAATCAATTCCGAGATTTCCAGGAAACCAATCTGATCGTTCAGGAAAGCCTCTACTGCCACTTCATTGGCCGCGTTAACAATGCAGGCTGCGTTGCCGCCTTTGTCGAGCGCATCGAAAGCGAGTTGTAAATTACGAAACGTTTCCCGGTCGGGCTGCTCAAATGTGAGGGACGGATAATCCAGGAAGTTGAACCGTGGAAAATCTGATTTTAACCGATTGGGATAACCTAATGCAAACTGGATCGGGAGTCGCATATCGGGCAAACCCATTTGCGCTTTCAGACTTCCATCCTCAAACTGCACAAGAGAATGAATGATGCTTTGCGGATGAACGACCACGTCGATTTGATCAGAGCGAAGGCCAAACAGCCATTTGGCTTCGATAACCTCAAGACCTTTATTCATGAGTGTAGCCGAGTCGATGGTGATTTTGGCTCCCATCGTCCAGTTCGGATGTTTGAGCGCCTGCGCTTTCGTGACCGTTGATAAAAACTCCCGTGATTTTCCCCGAAATGGTCCACCCGATGCCGTCAGGATAATTTTCTCGATCGGGTTATGAAACTCACCGACTAAGCACTGAAAAATAGCGGAGTGCTCTGAATCGACAGGGTATATATTCATCCCTTTCTGGGCAGCCAGTTGGGTAATGAGTTCACCAGCTACCACCAGCGTTTCTTTGTTGGCTAAAGCAATGGACTTTCCAGCTTCAATTGCTTTGATAGTTGGTAGCAGACCCGCGTAACCCACCATGGCCGTCAGCACCATATCAATCGTATCCATCTGGACGACGGACGCAATCGACTTGGCACCCGCGTAAACCTTAATGTCGAGTGGATCGAGCGCCGAGAAAACCTGATCGTAGCGGTCTTCGTTGCAGATAACAACAACATTCGGTTTTAGGTCGATAGCTTGTTGGATAAGCAATTCGGCGTTGTTATTCGTGGTCAGTACCTCAACCTGAAACTGGTCGGGGTGGGCCTTTATCACATCGACGGCCTGGGTTCCAATGGAGCCAGTCGAGCCGAGAATGGCGATGTGGCGTTTTTTAGATTCAGTCATTAAGCTTATCGCGGAGGTATTGAATGTGTGTGTAATAAGGTGATTCTAATGCTTCAATAAGGGCACCTTCTTCATAGTCGACCCTATCAATCATGTCGGTTAGAATCATTTTTAGTTCAACAAGGCTAACCCTACTGGTTTGGTAAACTAGTTCCTTGTCAACTCCCCTATAATCATGAGCGAGGTAATTACGCATACCTGCTAGTTGTTGCCACGGGATTTGCAAATATTCGTTTTTAAGTGAGCTTTCTATTTTTTTAGATTCTTCACCTATAACGAGTAAAAGTCCCCAGGCAGCATTGAAGTTTAGTTGGTCGTTCGCCCAGGCAAGCGCCGTAGCATCCGAGAATCCATCAATATATATAAAGATCTTTTCAATGCATTCGAGAATAGTGCATATATGAACTAGATTTCGACCACTATACATAAATAACATCTTTGCGCATATAATACCGGATGATTGGGTTCATTAATTGGCTGTCTACTAAATCCATTTTTCGATGCAATTTTCGACGAAGGATGCGGTAAAGTCGATCTTTCTCTGTGTATTGCAGTTTAAAACCAGATGTTAGTTCATAGACCAAATCAATATCGCTCTTTTCGGTCTGCTCATTTCGGGCAAAGCTGCCATAAAGCCCAATGCGATCAATGCCAAATTCTGTTCGTAGGCGCTCTCGATTCGCTCTGAGCGTTTCCAAAATGAATTCCTGATTAACAGCTGTAGCTTCCATTGTCTTAAACTGTTTGCCCTATTTCCAACAACCCATCCGCAATCTTCCGATCATTTGCTAAACGCGGCACTTTGTTCTGTCCGCCCAGTTTCCCCTGCGATTTCATGTACCGCTGAAAAGCCCCACGTGGCAAACTCGTCAATTTTAGCGGTTGTAGGATGGAGCCTGTAATTAGGTCATCGTAATATACGTTCAGTTTCGTCAATCGGGTGTCTACGTCCTGGGCAAAGGCGACTGGATCGTTGGGGGGCGTAGCAAACTCAACCAGCCATTCGTGGTAAGGTAGTCCTTCGTTTGGACTGACCATTGGCGCAACTGTGAATTCAACGACCTCGGTTTCAGGGTGTTTCTCCATCGCATCTTTCAGGGCCTTTTCCACTTCTTCGCCAATCACATGTTCGCCGAAGGCCGAAATGAAATGTTTGATACGGCCCGTTACCAATAAGCGATAAGGCTCTCTTGATACGAACTTAACCGTATCGCCTAGGGAATACCCCCATAGGCCAGCATTGTTGTTGATAATGACCGCATAATTCTTGCCTAATTCCACTTCGTCGATGGTTAGTCGGCGCGGGTTTTCGCTGAAATAGTCGTCGGCAGCAATGAATTCGAAAAAGATACCACTGTCTAAAAGCATCAATAAACCTTCTTCGGTCTGGCTGTCCTGAAACGCAATGAAGCCTTCAGAAGCGGGGTACGTTTCGATTGAGTCGATACGTTTACCGATGCTTTCGAATAACTTGGCCCGATAGGGTTCAAAATTTACACCCCCATACACGAAGAGCGAAAAGTCGGGGAAAACGTCTTTGATTAATTTCCCTGTCCGCTCCTGAATACGGTCGAAATACATCTGTACCCAGGGCGGAATCCCCGAAATGAGCGACATCGACTGGGTGATCGTTTCGTCGATAACTTTTTCCAGTTTGGTTTCCCAATCGTCAATAACGTTGGTCTCATAACTGGGCAACTGATTGGTACGTAAGTAAGCCGGAACGTGGTGATTGACAATTCCCGACAACCGGCCGATGTTGATGCCTGCTTTCTGAGTAAGTTCAGGACTGCCGGATAGAAAAATGAGCTTCTTGTCCAGAAAGGCACTGTTTCCCGTTTCGTTAATGTAGTTCAGCAGCGCGTCACGGGCTGAGTTTATATGGTTAGGAATCGACTCCTGGGAGATAGGAATGTATTTGACGCCGGAAGTTGTACCGGACGTTTTCGCAAAATAGAGAGGCTTCCCTTTCCAGAGTACGTCGCTGTCTCCGTGCAAAACCTGCTCGATATAGGGTTTCAGGTCTTCGTAATCACGAACAGGGACAGCCTGCCTGAATTCTTCGATTGTTTGAATATCCTTGAATTTGTGATCCCGGCCAAAAACGGTGTTACGCCCCCCGTCGATCAACTGGCGAAACCAACGCTGCTGAGTCTGGGCAGGCTGATACATCCAGTTTTGCTGACGCTCGACAACCCACTTGGCCAACGGCTTACTAACAATTGAACGAATTCCCATAATGATGCAAAAGTAATGGATAATGAATAATGGATAATGTAAAATGGACAATGAGAAGTCCCTGATAATTATTCATTCTCCATTAACCATTATTCATTACGGATTGAGTGCATTCTCTTGAATAATCTCTATTTTTGCACACTTTTCAATAAAACAGTATCTGTAATAAGGCGTTCTGCGTCAACCTATAATGGGACTTTTCAATTTTTTAACTAGCGACATTGCTATCGACCTGGGCACGGCGAATACCTTGATTATTCACAAGGATCGGATTGTGGTGGATGAGCCTTCGATTATTGCAATGGATAAAGTCAGCGGTAAGGTGCTGGCCATTGGTCATAAGGCCATGCAAATGCACGAAAAGACCAATGAAAATATCAAGACCATTCGCCCATTGAAGGATGGCGTAATTGCCGACTTTACGGCCGCCGAATTGATGATTCGGGGGATGATTAAAATGATTGATACCGGCAGCAAACTATTTTCACCTTCGCACCGGATGGTTATTTGTATTCCATCGGGTATTACAGAGGTGGAAAAACGGGCTGTTAAAGATTCTGCCGAGCATGCTGGAGCAAAGGAAGTGTACATGGTGCACGAGCCTATTGCAGCCGCTATTGGTATTGGCATCGACATTACCCAGCCCAACGGAACCATGATCGTGGATATCGGTGGGGGAACAACCGAAATTGCGGTAATTGCCCTCTCTGGCATCGTCTGCGAACAGTCGATTCGTATTGCAGGTGATGTATTTACCCGCGACATCGTGGATTACATGCGTCGGGAACATAACCTGCTTATTGGCGAACGCTCAGCTGAGCAAATCAAAATGGAAGTTGGTTCGGCATTGCCAGAGCTTGATAACCCACCAGCCGATTACGAAATCCGGGGTCGCGATTTGATGACGGGTATTCCGAAAGAAATTAAGGTTACCTACAGCGAAATCGCTTATGCGCTCGATAAATCCATCTCGAAAATTGAAGAGGCTACCATGAAGGCCCTTGAAATTTCGCCACCTGAATTATCGGCTGATATTTATACAAACGGTATTCACCTGACAGGCGGTGGTGCCTTGCTCCACGGTCTCGACAAACGTCTGGGTGCTAAAACCAAGTTGCCAATTCACGTGGCCGATGATCCGCTCAAAGCCGTTGTAAAAGGAACGGGTGAGGTGATCAAGAATCTGGAGATGTACCGGTCTGTACTGATTAGTTAATGTATTTTTGTGTAGCCTGGACGTCTACGTCCGGGTGTAGATCAATGACTACACCCGGACGTAGACGTCCAGGCTACACAGTTTACTATGGGAGAGTTAGTTGATTTTTTTGTTCGAAGTCGGAACTTCATCTTGTTTGTGTTGCTGGAAGTACTTTGTTTTTACTTCATCATCAACACCAGCAATTATTGGGGAGCTACCTACTTCAATACCTCAAATCGGTACGCGGCTCAAGTACTGGCCTGGTCGAACGCAGCGAATCAATACGCTAACTTACGACAGGTTAATGCTGATCTGGCGCTGGAAAACCAACGACTTAATGCCCGCTTGACCCAACTGCTTCAAAGCAAGCCAGCTGCTCCCGCCGAATATCAGGCTGATTCGGCCTTTGCCGACCGATTTAAGTTTGTAGTAGCGAAGGTGGTTAATAATACCACCCAATTTGCGAACAACTACATCACGATTGATAAAGGCACCGACGATGGCATTCGGCCGGGTATGGGTGTGATTTCGCCGACGGGTGTTGTTGGTAAAGTGAAGATTTGCAACCGGCGCTTTTCGGTTATTACATCCATTCTTCATTCAGAGTATCTGGTTTCTTCGCAATTGGTAAAAGCCAGAGAAATCGGGACAGCCAAGTGGGATGGCGTTGACCCGCACTTAATTAAGCTGAATGATATTTCGCTGACAAAACCCGTCAGCAAAGGAGATTCTGTGGTGACCTCTGATCGCAATTCTACGTTTCCGCCGGGCATTTTGGTGGGTCGTGTCCGAACGATTGGCGTACAACCG
Proteins encoded in this region:
- a CDS encoding GH3 auxin-responsive promoter family protein, with protein sequence MGIRSIVSKPLAKWVVERQQNWMYQPAQTQQRWFRQLIDGGRNTVFGRDHKFKDIQTIEEFRQAVPVRDYEDLKPYIEQVLHGDSDVLWKGKPLYFAKTSGTTSGVKYIPISQESIPNHINSARDALLNYINETGNSAFLDKKLIFLSGSPELTQKAGINIGRLSGIVNHHVPAYLRTNQLPSYETNVIDDWETKLEKVIDETITQSMSLISGIPPWVQMYFDRIQERTGKLIKDVFPDFSLFVYGGVNFEPYRAKLFESIGKRIDSIETYPASEGFIAFQDSQTEEGLLMLLDSGIFFEFIAADDYFSENPRRLTIDEVELGKNYAVIINNNAGLWGYSLGDTVKFVSREPYRLLVTGRIKHFISAFGEHVIGEEVEKALKDAMEKHPETEVVEFTVAPMVSPNEGLPYHEWLVEFATPPNDPVAFAQDVDTRLTKLNVYYDDLITGSILQPLKLTSLPRGAFQRYMKSQGKLGGQNKVPRLANDRKIADGLLEIGQTV
- the mreC gene encoding rod shape-determining protein MreC, which encodes MGELVDFFVRSRNFILFVLLEVLCFYFIINTSNYWGATYFNTSNRYAAQVLAWSNAANQYANLRQVNADLALENQRLNARLTQLLQSKPAAPAEYQADSAFADRFKFVVAKVVNNTTQFANNYITIDKGTDDGIRPGMGVISPTGVVGKVKICNRRFSVITSILHSEYLVSSQLVKAREIGTAKWDGVDPHLIKLNDISLTKPVSKGDSVVTSDRNSTFPPGILVGRVRTIGVQPNRVFHDLTLDLATNFSSLSFVYVVENRLQAEQDQLEKQVETEK
- a CDS encoding rod shape-determining protein, whose amino-acid sequence is MGLFNFLTSDIAIDLGTANTLIIHKDRIVVDEPSIIAMDKVSGKVLAIGHKAMQMHEKTNENIKTIRPLKDGVIADFTAAELMIRGMIKMIDTGSKLFSPSHRMVICIPSGITEVEKRAVKDSAEHAGAKEVYMVHEPIAAAIGIGIDITQPNGTMIVDIGGGTTEIAVIALSGIVCEQSIRIAGDVFTRDIVDYMRREHNLLIGERSAEQIKMEVGSALPELDNPPADYEIRGRDLMTGIPKEIKVTYSEIAYALDKSISKIEEATMKALEISPPELSADIYTNGIHLTGGGALLHGLDKRLGAKTKLPIHVADDPLKAVVKGTGEVIKNLEMYRSVLIS